The Montipora foliosa isolate CH-2021 chromosome 6, ASM3666993v2, whole genome shotgun sequence genome includes the window gggaaatcgatgtttttatgcaactggcatgtATTTCGAAAGCCGTCACGGGtcggtacatttcgctgacccccagtccatcaGGAGCACCCAATTTTCGGAAAGAGTAATTTCTGAcctttgaataaattagtcggaaattattattctgacggcacgattgagaggttcgcgggttgttatgggatgtgctaggaatatGTAGGCttgggtggttttttagtggtttttcgtatctggcgtagcactgtttctatttcctAGAAACAACAGATGTAACTTCTAAAGGTCTGTGTTTTAATGATCCAAACTCTTTAATGATAGATGACTTCCTTTTAGAATACAATTCCTGGTAGAGACGATTTCCTAAGATTTCCGAGATATAATTCCGCCAATACACAAAATATATTACCGCCAAAAACTCGATAAGATCTAATTCCtgtcacatgtcaatcaaactaaagctcgtgtaacactagtttccagttttcaaCACACTCCCCCCTGATTGACGTCGAAGTCAATCAAGAAAGTTTAAACAAATAAGACTGATTTAACGCAAAACCTAATTTAGCTCTTTAGCCTCAGTGTCAAACGCTCAAGATACGGTCAGACAGTTCATGGAGCAGTGATCACTGTAGGGATGTCTTCATCTCTAACTATCTGAATGTTCATTCCATTGTCAAACTGTCCTGTTCTCGCATTAGTTACGTGTTCGTCACACACGTTGATTTCAAGAGGATAGTGCTTTTGAATTGGACGTTTTAAGCAAGTCTTGCGGAGAGAATTATCTACTGTTACCACTTCTGCTGCGCGCACAACGTTGTCTTGTCCCTGTAACAGTTTCTCTACTTTCCCCATTCTCCACTGTTGTCTGGGTGTCTTGTCAGCATATATGTGCACAACGTCGCCTACTTGAATTGTTCTTCTTGGTTCACCTCCCTTGAGTTTCTGGTACTCGCGGATACCTGTAAGATATTCTTTCTTCCATCGATTTCTGAAATGGGTGAGAAGACCGTCTAAATATCTCTCTCGTCCAGGCAAAGTGTTTACAGGTACTGTGATGGCAGGAGATTGATCTAGAAGTCGACGACCAATTACAAGATGAGAAGGCGTAAGTGGAGTTTCTGTTAGCTCATCGTAGACATAGGTCAATGGCCTAGAATTCAAAACGCCTTCAGTTTCGATCAGCACTGACTCTAACTCTTCATAACTCAACTTCGCATTTCCGAGCACTTTCTTGAGACACCTTTTCACAAGTTTCACACAGATTTCGAAGAATCCGCCCCACCAGCTGGCTGTGGGTACATTGAATTTCCAGTCAATGTTCCGATCAAGAGCAAACTTCTTAACCTTTGCATCTCGGAAAGTTTTCCCGTTGTCTGAAATGAACAGGGTCGGTAGTCCTCTTCTACCGAAGAATCGCTTCAGCACTCTTAAGAACGAATTGGCGGAGAGGTCTGGCGTAAGTTCAAGGTGCAAAGCTCTTGTACTAGCACATGTAAACAGAGCAATGTAACACTTGTGCATTTCTCCCTAGGATAAGTATATATTCTTCACGTACAAGGGTCCGGCAAAGTCCACACCTACTTTAGAGAAAGCCATTTCCTCTGAAACTCGGAATGCAGGTAGTGGTGGCGTAGGTGGAGAGCTGTAGGCTCTTCCTTGTAATTTCTTGCACGTAACACACTTGGAAAGTACATCCTTAACAGCTTGCCTTCCTTTGATTATCCAGAATTGTGATCGGATTTCAGTAAGAGTTTCTCCAACTCCATTGTGATTCACGTTTTCGTGGGACTGCATAATCACGAGCTTAGTGAAATGCTGCTTTCTAGATAACAGAATGGGATGTTTTGTTGAGTATGGAAGTGAAGACTTCTGGATTCGTCCCTTGCATCGCAGAAGTCCGTTGGCATCCTTAAAGACTCCTAACTGTTCACAAGTCGAACTtgatttctccttttcttcaagtttggcTTGAACGTCTTTGTACCAAAGATTCGTAGCAATATTCTGATCCACCATACTGATGTCAGTTATTTCTATCTTCCTCTTGAGCttctggatgaatttcagcacaAGAGTGGTTACTCTGACAAGTTTACTGAGACTACAAAATCTTTCTGGACAGATGACTTCTGAAATGTTCTGAAAGCACTGCACGGATACTGTCATAACATTTGAAATTTCAGGTTTCCTTCTCAATTCCTTTGTTACTTCTTCTGGGAATGTACTCTCACCGATTGGATTATCAGGTAGGTTTGGCCACTGAACTTCTCCTTCTTTCAGAAATGGAGCTCCCTTCCACCATAGATCACTGTGAGCGAGAACAGAACTCTTTGACCCTCGCGACGCTATGTCAGCAGGATTAGACTCAGACGGGCAATATCTCCAGTGATCCTTACTCCACAAACTTCGAATCTTCTGAACTCGATTCTGAACAAACAGCTTGAATTGTTTAAACTCTCTATTGATCCACCACCACACGATCTGAGAGTCAGTCCAATTGAAAACAGCGTCTATCTTCATAGTGCAGGTCAATGCCTCATGCACGGCTGTCATCAAATTCGCAAGTGTCAAGGCGGCCATTAACTCCAGTCGAGGGATTGATTCACCGATCAAGGGAGCAACTCTTGTTTGGGACGCTAGAAGGCAAACAGAACTGGTTCCA containing:
- the LOC138005956 gene encoding uncharacterized protein; amino-acid sequence: MHKCYIALFTCASTRALHLELTPDLSANSFLRVLKRFFGRRGLPTLFISDNGKTFRDAKVKKFALDRNIDWKFNVPTASWWGGFFEICVKLVKRCLKKVLGNAKLSYEELESVLIETEGVLNSRPLTYVYDELTETPLTPSHLVIGRRLLDQSPAITVPVNTLPGRERYLDGLLTHFRNRWKKEYLTGIREYQKLKGGEPRRTIQVGDVVHIYADKTPRQQWRMGKVEKLLQGQDNVVRAAEVVTVDNSLRKTCLKRPIQKHYPLEINVCDEHVTNARTGQFDNGMNIQIVRDEDIPTVITAP
- the LOC138005958 gene encoding uncharacterized protein yields the protein MGVQWDRMEDNFEFDLATFSRQALEGTFTKRTLLSSTARFYDPLGLLSPVTLPLKCMFQEICHLKLGWDEALPEGLASRWKELLQDMWEVSSIVVPRCILGDVQVEDVTSIQLHGFADASKSAYGANVYIMLTTSGTSSVCLLASQTRVAPLIGESIPRLELMAALTLANLMTAVHEALTCTMKIDAVFNWTDSQIVWWWINREFKQFKLFVQNRVQKIRSLWSKDHWRYCPSESNPADIASRGSKSSVLAHSDLWWKGAPFLKEGEVQWPNLPDNPIGESTFPEEVTKELRRKPEISNVMTVSVQCFQNISEVICPERFCSLSKLVRVTTLVLKFIQKLKRKIEITDISMVDQNIATNLWYKDVQAKLEEKEKSSSTCEQLGVFKDANGLLRCKGRIQKSSLPYSTKHPILLSRKQHFTKLVIMQSHENVNHNGVGETLTEIRSQFWIIKGRQAVKDVLSKCVTCKKLQGRAYSSPPTPPLPAFRVSEEMAFSKVGVDFAGPLYVKNIYLS